In Candidatus Bathyarchaeota archaeon, the sequence ATGGGAGATAGGATATACGTTAAACCGATAGACTCCCCCACGGGGGCTATACCGAGCTGGGTAGGAGAGGAGATACCCGTACCCTTCGAGGTCGCCATGGAGGTCGGTAAGATCAGGAGGAGGTGCGAAGAGCTTTTAGGAAAGGAATTAAGCTTAGAAGAGGTGGCCGAGAGGCTTTCGAGGACCTACCCTGCCGGTGTCGAGACGCTCGCCAGAGCCCTCAAGGAGACCTATGAACAGTATAGGATGGGGCTTCCAGTACCGAGCGATAGGGTCGTGACCATAGAGAGTTGGGAGGACTTTATAATCATAAACTGCTGCTTCGGGACATTAGTGAATAGGGCTATAGCTAGACTTTTGGGGCTGTTGCTCTCTGAGAAGTATGGGACGACGATAGGTGTCCAACACGATCCCTATAGGATAATACTCGATACCGGGGGAGAGTTCTCGGCTAAGAAGGTTTACCAGACCCTCATGGAGCTGGCTGGGATGGACATAGGAGACCTGGCCGTCAAAGCAGCCGAGAGGACTGGGTTGTTTAAGAGAAGGCTCATACACGTGGCTAAGAGGTTCGGGGCTTTGGAGAAGCGGGCAGACTTGACGTCTATAAGCCTACGGAGCATCGTGGAGAGTTTTCAAGGCACGGTCGTCTACCAGGAGGCTTTGAAGGAGACGATGGAGAAGGATATGGATGTCAAGGGGGCTCGTAGGGTTTTAAAGGCTATAGCTCAGGGGAAGTTGAAGGTCGTGGTTCTAGAGGGCCTGGGAGAGCTTACGCCTATATCTAGGATGGGTATGGAGCGTATAGGACGTAAAACCGATATAATACCTCCTGAGAAGATGCATAGGCTTCTGATAGAGTCTACAAGGGCACGTCTCATGAACGAAGTTAAAACGCTTGTCTGTCTTGAAAACGTCGACTTCATCGGTCCTGTGAGGATAGGGGACATGGTCAACAGCGTCAGATGCCCTGTATGCGGCTCTACGAGGGTCGGTGTGACAAACCAAGACCCCGAGGTCGTCAAAAGAATCTTCATCGAGAAGGCCGGTAAACGGCTAACCAAACGGGAGACCCGGATCCTCGAGGGTATAAAGGAGTCTTCCAAGGTGATCGAGCGGTACGGCTTCGCGGGCTTGCTGGCGTTGGCGGGTAGAAGACTCAACGTTAAAGACGTGTTGGATATATTATCTGAAGAGTCTAAGCCCTCGGATAGGCTTATAGAGCTGATCATGAACGCCGAGAAGAGGGCGTTGATGAGAAGGTTCTGGTAGCCTAAGGGTAAACTCTTATCTCTTTCTACGGGATTATGATGATCGATTAACGATCATGGTCGACGAGATGCTGGAGAAAGCTAGGATATTTTCAGAGGAGCTGGCTTCTAGATACGGCTGCCGGATAGCGGCGGCTGCGCTGTATGGCTCTAGGGTCGCCGGGTACGCTAAGCCGTCGAGCGACGTAGACGTATTATTGATTTTCGAGAAGCACCCGAAGGGTATACTCTATGTCTATGAGGAGTTCGGGGGCTTACCTTTCTCGGTTTTAACGGTCGATAAGAGGCTTTTCGAGTACGACTTGGAGAAGAGCGCGTTGGGAGAGTTTGTGGCTGGGAGGCTTCTAACGCCGTTTATACCCATAACAGGTGGAGACTACCTCAGAAGCTGCTCGGTCAGGTTCAAGAAGAAAGTCGTGCTCGAGGCTCTCGTAAACCTCGAAGCGGAATACCCGGAGGTTTACACGGAGTTCAGGATCAAGCCGGAATACTTCCTTCTGGAGAAGCTTTGGCGGAGGGCGAGGATGTATCCCCCGGTGAAGTACAGCTATACGAGGATGCTATCTGAGGAGCTTAGAGATCGGAACCTACCCCTCATGATGGAGGGGTTCATGGAGGCCTTAAAGCAGCTTGAAGAAGAGGGGGTGGTGAGGTTCGAGAACGGGTATGTGGTTCCGGTTAAAAGCCTAGGTCAGAGAGCTAACAAGGTGCTATCGGTCTTCAAATCCATCGAAAGGGCGACGAGGGGTTACATAGTCCACGGATATGCTGGTAGAAGCGTTAGCCCCATGAAGGTTGCTTGGGAGTTCGCGTCTAAAATACTGCGGGAAACGGGGTCTTCGGAGAACATGGAGCTTGAACGCCCAGAGCATTACATCTATCTGCCGTCTGAGATAGGCTATTCAAGCCTCTTCGAGAGGCTGTCGCCTGAGAAGGTCGTGGAAACACTTGAGCCTTTCAGAGGGTTTAAGGTCGTCTCGGTCGAGAAGCTCGGCGGTGTCTTAAACTTCGTCGACCTTCTAACCCTGAGGAGGAACGGTGAAACCCGTAGGATAGTCGTCAAGAGGTTTAAAGACTGGTATGGGTTTAAGTGGTTCCCCCTATCGATATGGACCGTAGGCGTCCAGAAGTTCGCTCTTAAGGGTAAAGCTAGGATGCTCAGGGAGTACTCCGCGTTCATGAGGCTCTCTAGGTGGGGTCTACCTAGCCCCAGGGTTCTTCGCGTAGACTTAGCCGATAAACTCCTGTTCACAGAATACGTCGAGGGGCGGAGCTTCAGCGATGTCTTGAAGAGGTTTTTCTCAGGACTTGAGTCGGAGGAGGCTCTCGAATCATGTAGGCTTGTCGGAAGGATTATGGCGGAGATCCATAACCGTGGGATGATTCTCGGAGACCCTAACCCGAATAACATCAGAGTTTCAGACGGGACTATTTATTTCCTAGATCTAGAGCAGTCGTCTATGGGTGGAGACAAATCTTGGGACATAGCGGAGCTACTATACTTTACAGGACACCTGACTATAAATCATGAGAAGGCTGAAGAGTTTGCATCGTCTGTTTTAGAGGGCTATCTAGAAATAGGTGACCCTGAAACCGTTAGACGGGTTGCGGAGCCAAAATACCTTAGGGTCTTCACGTTGATCACGCCGCCGAACGTTCTACTAGCTATAAACAGGGTTTGTAAAAACGTGTCTACTCCTCGTAGGTTATAAGCTCTTCTTCCTCAAGCCTCTTCTGGAGCTTGTAGACGGCTCGTTTAACCTCCTCCTCCTTCTTAGCTCCTGTGCACACGAGTTTACCGCTTGCGAATAGGAGGATAACGACCTTAGGGTCATCCATCCTATATATGAGACCTGGGAACTGCTCAGGTTCATACATGGTTTTACCCAATGTGAAGACGGCTCTTTCAAGGTCTATTCTACCGCCCATGTTGGCGGACGCGACGATGTTTTGAATCTTGATCTCAGGCTTACCTATTATGACTATACCACCTCTTTTGAGCTCCCTTATCACTTTTCTAACGGCTCTTTTGGCGAGCTCCTCAGACTTAGCCCCTGTGCACACCATCTTTCCTGAGTTGAAGATCAGGGTCGCTGTTTTAGGTTTCTTCAATCTGAAGACAAGGCCTGGGAACTGCTCAGGCTCGTATTCCACCATATCGGGGAGGGCTTTGACTATAGACATCAAGTCAAGGGTCTGGTTTAACGTAACAGAGGCTACGACATTTTCTATCTGTAT encodes:
- a CDS encoding nucleotidyltransferase domain-containing protein — its product is MVDEMLEKARIFSEELASRYGCRIAAAALYGSRVAGYAKPSSDVDVLLIFEKHPKGILYVYEEFGGLPFSVLTVDKRLFEYDLEKSALGEFVAGRLLTPFIPITGGDYLRSCSVRFKKKVVLEALVNLEAEYPEVYTEFRIKPEYFLLEKLWRRARMYPPVKYSYTRMLSEELRDRNLPLMMEGFMEALKQLEEEGVVRFENGYVVPVKSLGQRANKVLSVFKSIERATRGYIVHGYAGRSVSPMKVAWEFASKILRETGSSENMELERPEHYIYLPSEIGYSSLFERLSPEKVVETLEPFRGFKVVSVEKLGGVLNFVDLLTLRRNGETRRIVVKRFKDWYGFKWFPLSIWTVGVQKFALKGKARMLREYSAFMRLSRWGLPSPRVLRVDLADKLLFTEYVEGRSFSDVLKRFFSGLESEEALESCRLVGRIMAEIHNRGMILGDPNPNNIRVSDGTIYFLDLEQSSMGGDKSWDIAELLYFTGHLTINHEKAEEFASSVLEGYLEIGDPETVRRVAEPKYLRVFTLITPPNVLLAINRVCKNVSTPRRL
- a CDS encoding TATA-box-binding protein, yielding MPKVKPIIQIENVVASVTLNQTLDLMSIVKALPDMVEYEPEQFPGLVFRLKKPKTATLIFNSGKMVCTGAKSEELAKRAVRKVIRELKRGGIVIIGKPEIKIQNIVASANMGGRIDLERAVFTLGKTMYEPEQFPGLIYRMDDPKVVILLFASGKLVCTGAKKEEEVKRAVYKLQKRLEEEELITYEE